Proteins encoded together in one Mercenaria mercenaria strain notata chromosome 18, MADL_Memer_1, whole genome shotgun sequence window:
- the LOC128550504 gene encoding multiple epidermal growth factor-like domains protein 10: protein MDTCQQCKDGFYTTNCSIACSPSCKTEDGQQTCKLNDGYCLNGCEHNFWGPLCHQPCPNGCTENGLSPVCERNKGACKHGCKDGYNGDKCNLTATTSKTTIVSEATTTQSKVCTQCDCKENVDCKNNFIEGFFSGLGTSVVVAAITVALFQIRRRYVAKKLKSQQDSKKTIEMPTYYNEDIRHTHETQEEAIGTNNYEKLGNTRNTDNVYHGMKAVEEIKLWSWFNNTEFFVLIFFNKEV from the exons ATGGACACTTGTCAACAGTGTAAAGATGGTTTTTACACAACCAATTGTAGCATTGCTTGTAGTCCATCATGTAAAACAGAAGACGGTCAACAAACGTGTAAACTAAACGatggatattgtttaaatggatGTGAACACAATTTCTGGGGCCCTTTATGTCACCAGCCTTGCCCTAACGGTTGTACTGAAAACGGTTTATCTCCGGTATGCGAACGAAACAAGGGGGCATGTAAACATGGATGTAAGGACGGATACAATGGAGACAAATGCAATCTGACTGCTACTACAAGCAAAACAACGATAGTGTCTGAAG caacaacaacgcAAAGCAAAGTGTGTACACAATGTGACTGTAAAGAAAATGTTGACTGCAAAAACAATTTCATTGAAGGCTTCTTTTCGGGATTAGGAACGTCTGTTGTCGTTGCAGCTATTACAGTGGCATTATTCCAGATAAGGCGAAG GTATGTAGCAAAGAAGTTAAAATCGCAGCAAGATTCGAAGAAAACAATCGAGATGCCCACATATTATAACGAGGATATCCGTCATACACATGAAACACAAGAAGAGGCTATCGGAACTAATAACTATGAGAAACTCGGCAATACCAGGAACACGGATAATGTTTACCATGGTATGAAAGCTGTTGAAGAAATTAAGTTATGGAGTTGGTttaacaatacagaattttttgtattgatatttttcaacAAGGAGGTATAA